A region of Pieris rapae chromosome 20, ilPieRapa1.1, whole genome shotgun sequence DNA encodes the following proteins:
- the LOC110994124 gene encoding three-prime repair exonuclease 1-like yields MSRVATYVFLDLETTGLPSQEIGKTRITEISLIAVKRNDFLDTKQGNVPRVQHKVTLCLNPLRMIQPEATEITGLSNELLEHEPAFEQNVFNILNTFLNMLSKPVCLIAQNGLGFDFPILKRHIDILGKMLAEDLLCADCYHGFYDILQKENNRNLKMPVMGTSSISDVTEVDSLSTYTLGESILHSENTLWMKAINESTPVKQNLTKEISRSNILKAKRRFPWSKGNQPREKYKLKNIHERLLNRQDVEAHRAENDCIMALECAVVLGKHFCEWVDKNCVPFSIIKPMTPGVPLGY; encoded by the coding sequence ATGTCTCGTGTTGCGACCTACGTGTTTCTAGATCTTGAGACCACGGGGCTCCCTTCACAAGAAATTGGTAAAACTCGTATTACCGAAATTAGTTTAATTGCCGTAAAACGTAACGATTTCCTTGATACTAAACAAGGAAATGTACCTCGCGTTCAACATAAGGTTACACTTTGTCTAAACCCACTGCGGATGATTCAGCCTGAAGCAACAGAAATCACTGGTCTGTCCAATGAGTTACTAGAACACGAGCCGGCGTTTGAACAGAATGTTTTCAACATATTAAACACCTTTCTTAATATGCTTTCTAAACCAGTGTGTCTTATTGCCCAAAATGGACTTGGTTTTGATTTTCCGATTCTCAAGCGTCACATAGATATACTTGGCAAGATGTTAGCTGAAGATTTACTATGTGCAGACTGTTATCATGGATTTTATGATATTCTACAGAAAGAGAataatagaaacttaaaaatgcCTGTTATGGGTACCTCATCCATAAGTGATGTTACTGAAGTAGACAGCTTATCAACATATACATTGGGTGAAAGTATATTACATTCAGAAAACACATTGTGGATGAAAGCCATAAATGAATCAACTCcagttaaacaaaatttaactaaagaaATTTCAAGAAGTAACATACTTAAGGCTAAACGTAGGTTTCCATGGAGTAAAGGAAATCAGCCAAGAGAAAagtataagttaaaaaatatacatgaaaGACTCTTAAATCGTCAGGATGTGGAAGCCCATCGTGCTGAGAATGACTGTATAATGGCTTTGGAATGTGCTGTAGTATTGggaaaacatttttgtgagTGGGTGGATAAAAACTGTGTTCCCTTCTCaataataaaaccaatgaCACCTGGTGTTCCATTAGGatactaa
- the LOC110994125 gene encoding transmembrane protein 234 homolog, with amino-acid sequence MLNGLGLLFLTGVLWGCTNPFIRQGTKGLRLVQAKSKVGQLYAEVVFLLSNWKYVLPWLINQAGSLVYLMAVQRLPLSTAVPAANSLAFAFTAITAAAIGSEEPLDSRAILGVALVVGGTFLCCMDND; translated from the exons ATGTTGAATGGCTTGG GTCTTTTATTTCTGACGGGGGTGCTATGGGGATGCACAAACCCTTTCATTCGTCAGGGAACCAAAGGTCTTCGCTTGGTGCAGGCTAAGAGTAAGGTGGGCCAGCTGTATGCTGAAGTGGTGTTCCTGCTAAGTAACTGGAAG tatGTTCTACCATGGCTGATAAACCAAGCGGGTTCCTTGGTCTACTTAATGGCTGTACAGCGATTGCCCCTCTCAACAGCGGTTCCGGCGGCGAACAGCCTCGCTTTCGCCTTCACTGCTATTACTGCCGCTGCTATTGGGTCTGAAGAACCGCTTGATTCTC GAGCCATTCTCGGCGTGGCGCTGGTCGTCGGTGGGACATTCCTCTGTTGTATGGACAAtgattag